A section of the Saccharomyces paradoxus strain CBS432 chromosome XII sequence genome encodes:
- the TOS4 gene encoding Tos4p (transcription factor, contains Forkhead Associated domain~similar to YLR183C) gives MSSQFPSSPYRTADLHVKDLYSPPNFNQQPNCSSFNYDRDGKVASESFENFGKADYPTPFPSSSIGRVSSPVRSNKVDAIPSSPAFPPQLAATSSKLSFKLSSPSKHTKVVNTELDPSKISTITVGRNSSQCDVALCKNKFISRVHASITYLPQTNEVKIHCLSMNGLIVIYRKKFDCYQLRDTMDNNERAYRLVSRFSSESCVKEVQDEGESINFTLEKGDTVYMTYYNGIMLDFRQVLLRISLKEANPPSESSRLERKIEGKTEAKHMGGIRKHPLIFTETSVDRPKKILKDTNKFSNGNDSDVAERMLNHFLNSRSSPLSSISSVDHEDQNGRQDPSSYDKTPMIMKKPKLNKRVLPTKAKKSVKENLDELSRRNIDIMHLQHILTNHLAFANVQQTPLFQLQQVNSQISELSRDELRSILSDAKCVGVIYRHGKDAAGKPLDEEYFYDLENDDDYERRNLVSSLKGGRTGLRSCRRTHKQYFWKKPTK, from the coding sequence ATGAGCTCCCAATTCCCTTCGTCCCCATATAGGACAGCGGACTTACACGTAAAGGATCTGTATTCTCCGCCTAATTTCAATCAGCAACCTAATTGCTCCTCCTTCAATTATGATCGAGATGGTAAAGTTGCATCGGAATCTTTCGAAAATTTCGGAAAAGCAGACTACCCAACCccatttccttcttctaGTATAGGAAGGGTTTCATCTCCCGTTAGGTCAAATAAGGTCGACGCTATCCCTTCTTCCCCAGCTTTTCCTCCGCAGCTTGCAGCAACATCATCCAAATTGTCTTTCAAGCTTTCTTCTCCTTCGAAGCACACTAAAGTCGTCAATACTGAACTAGATCCTAGCAAGATCAGCACCATTACTGTTGGGCGTAACAGCTCGCAATGTGATGTTGCGCTTTGTAAGAATAAGTTTATATCCAGAGTACACGCTAGTATAACTTATTTGCCACAAACGAATGAAGTGAAAATTCACTGCCTCAGTATGAATGGATTAATTGTTATTTATCGTAAGAAATTTGACTGTTATCAATTAAGGGATACTATGGATAACAATGAGAGGGCATATAGACTTGTTTCCAGATTTTCTAGCGAAAGCTGTGTTAAAGAAGTCCAAGACGAAGGAGAATCCATCAATTTTACTTTGGAAAAAGGTGACACCGTTTATATGACATATTATAACGGTATCATGCTAGATTTTAGGCAGGTTTTACTCCGCATTTCCTTGAAAGAGGCAAATCCACCCTCAGAGTCGTCAAGattagaaagaaaaattgaaggcAAAACTGAGGCGAAACATATGGGTGGCATAAGGAAGCATCCATTGATATTTACTGAAACTTCGGTAGACAGAccgaaaaaaatactaaaaGATACCAACAAATTCTCGAATGGTAATGATTCTGACGTCGCAGAAAGAATGTTAAACCATTTTTTAAACTCTAGATCGTCTCCGCTTTCATCTATCTCTTCTGTTGATCATGAGGACCAAAACGGAAGACAAGATCCATCATCATACGATAAAACCCCTATGATTATGAAGAAACCAAAACTAAATAAGAGGGTTTTACCTacaaaggcaaaaaaatctGTGAAAGAGAATTTAGATGAGTTATCTAGAAGaaatattgatattatGCACTTACAGCACATTTTGACCAATCACCTTGCTTTTGCAAACGTCCAACAGACGCCATTATTTCAATTACAGCAGGTAAACTCACAAATTTCTGAATTGTCAAGAGATGAGTTGCGTTCGATTTTGAGCGACGCGAAATGTGTCGGTGTCATTTACCGTCATGGTAAGGACGCCGCCGGTAAACCGTTAGACGAAGAGTATTTCTACGATTTAGAAAACGATGATGATTACGAGAGAAGAAACTTAGTGAGTTCATTAAAAGGTGGAAGGACGGGCTTAAGATCTTGCAGAAGGACACATaaacaatatttttggaagaagcCAACAAAATAA
- the RPL37A gene encoding 60S ribosomal protein eL37 (Ribosomal 60S subunit protein L37A~similar to YLR185W) produces the protein MGKGTPSFGKRHNKSHTLCNRCGRRSFHVQKKTCSSCGYPAAKTRSYNWGAKAKRRHTTGTGRMRYLKHVSRRFKNGFQTGSASKASA, from the exons ATGGGTA AGGGTACTCCTTCATTCGGTAAGCGTCACAACAAGTCTCACACTTTGTGTAACAGATGTGGTCGTCGTTCTTTCCACgttcaaaagaagaccTGTTCATCCTGTGGTTATCCAGCTGCTAAGACCAGATCTTACAACTGGGGTGCCAAGGCCAAGAGAAGACACACTACTGGTACTGGTAGAATGAGATACTTGAAACACGTTTCAAGAAGATTCAAGAACGGTTTCCAAACCGGCTCTGCTTCTAAGGCTTCTGCTTAA
- the EMG1 gene encoding 18S rRNA pseudouridine methyltransferase (Methyltransferase for rRNA~similar to YLR186W) gives MVEDSRVRDALKGGDQKALPASLVPQAPPVLTSKDKITKRMIVVLAMASLETHKISSNGPGGDKYVLLNCDDHQGLLKKMGRDISEARPDITHQCLLTLLDSPINKAGKLQVYIQTSRGILIEVNPTVRIPRTFKRFSGLMVQLLHKLSIRSVNSEEKLLKVIKNPITDHLPTKCRKVTLSFDAPVIRVQDHIEELDDDESICVFVGAMARGKDNFADEYVDEKVGLSNYPLSASVACSKFCHGAEDAWNIL, from the coding sequence ATGGTTGAAGATTCCAGAGTTAGAGACGCCCTCAAAGGTGGTGATCAGAAGGCATTACCGGCCTCTTTGGTTCCTCAAGCACCTCCAGTCTTGACATCAAAGGACAAGATTACTAAGAGAATGATTGTGGTGTTGGCCATGGCATCTCTGGAGACACACAAGATATCGTCCAATGGGCCTGGTGGTGACAAATATGTTCTTTTGAACTGTGATGACCATCAAggtttattgaaaaaaatgggtagAGACATTAGTGAAGCAAGACCAGATATTACCCACCAATGTCTTTTGACGTTGCTAGATTCTCCAATCAACAAAGCTGGGAAATTGCAGGTCTACATTCAAACAAGTCGAGGCATTCTAATTGAGGTTAACCCTACTGTTCGTATACCAAgaactttcaaaagattttcaGGCTTAATGGTTCAGTTACTACATAAGCTTTCTATCAGATCCGTAAATTCTGAAGAAAAGTTACTTAAAGTCATTAAGAATCCAATTACCGATCATCTCCCTACTAAGTGCCGTAAAGTGACATTATCCTTTGACGCACCGGTTATCCGTGTTCAAGATCACATCGAAGAACtagacgatgatgaaagtATATGTGTTTTTGTCGGTGCCATGGCAAGGGGTAAAGATAACTTTGCGGATGAATACGTCGACGAAAAAGTTGGCCTGTCCAATTACCCATTGTCTGCCTCAGTTGCATGTTCTAAGTTTTGCCACGGCGCAGAAGATGCTTGGAATATTTTATAG